The DNA region CTGATCGTCGGCGGAGGCGGCGCGGGGTTGTCCGCGTCGATGATCCTGTCCACGCTCGGGGTCGAATCCCTGCTCGTCAGCGCCCTGCCCGGGACATCGGTCCTGCCCAAGGCGCACGTGCTGGGGCAGCGCACCATGGAGATATTCACCGAAGTCGGTGTGGCCCAGGCGATCTACGAGCGCGGGACCCCGCAGGAGAATCTCGTCGAGACCGGCTTCTACGCCGGTGTACGCGGTGCGAACCCGAACACGGGCCGCGAGATCGGCAAGCTCGAGATCTGGGGCGCCGGGAATCGAGATCCGGAGTACATCGACGCCAGTCCGTGCCCGACGACCAACCTTCCGCAGATCCGGCTCGAACCCGTGCTGAAAGCCCATGCGGAGCAACTCAATCCCGACGGGATCCGATTCAATCACGAGCTGATCGCTCTCGAACAAGATGCCGACGGCGTCACCAGCACCATCCGCGACAAGGCCAGCGGTGAGCAGTACCAGGTCCGCTCCTGGTACGTGATCGCCGCCGACGGCGGCCGCACCGTCGGCAAATTGGTGGGCATCGAGCTGCAGGGCGACCGCAACATCATGGATGTCGCATCGGTGCATATGACCGCCGATCTGTCCGAGGTGCTCTCCGATGACGGGGTGTTGTTGCGGTGGCTGGCCAATCCCGACTTCGGCGGCACAATGACCGGGGGGACGCTGTGTCCGATGGGCCCAGATCATTGGGGCACGAAGTCGGAGGAATGGGTCTTCCATATCGGCTACCCGTACGGCGACTCCGATGCCGGTGACCGCGACAAGGTCGTCGCACGGATGAAGTCGGTGCTGGGTCTGCCCGATCTGGACGCCGAGGTCCACGCCGTGTCCAAGTGGACGATGGAGGGCATCCTGGCCGACAGGTTCCGAGTCGGCCGAGTCTTCGTGGCCGGTGATGCCGCCCACCGGCATCCACCCACCAGCGGGCTGGGATTGAATTCGGCGGTCCACGACGTGCACAACCTGTGCTGGAAGCTGGCGCAGGTGTTGGCCGGGCAGGCCGGCGACGGTCTGCTCGACACCTACGAGGCCGAGCGCCGCCCGGTGGTGCAGCGCAATATCGCCAACTCGGTCAAGTGCGCGATGGACCGGTTCCGGCTCGACGCGGCGCTGGGCATCTCGATGGACAAATCGGCCGAGGAGAACTGGCGGGCCATCGAGGTCATCTGGGATCCGTCGCATCCGGACCACGCCGAACGGCGTGATCTGCTCAACAACGCGCTGGCCGCCCAGTCGGGCGAATTCCGCCATCACGGACTGGAATTCGGGTTCACCTACTCGTCGACGGCGGTCGTCGACGATGGTAGCCCGGCACCTGTGCCGATCGATGCCGTCCGGTTGTACGAGCCGAGCACCAGGCCCGGTCACCCCCTGCCGCACGCATTCGTTTCCCGTGCGGGCGTGAGGTTCCCGCTGCAGGAGCTCACCCACGGCGGCGCGTTCGTCCTGATCGCCGGCGAGGACGGGACGGGCTGGGTGGACGCGGCCCGCAAACTGGCCGACAGCACCGGCATCCGCCTGGTCGCGGTGACCGTCGGCGCGGACGACGCCGAGCTGGCCGACGTGCGCTTCGCCTGGCTGCGCAAGCGCGAAATCTCGCGTGCGGGTGCGGTTTTGGTGCGACCCGATCGTTTCGTGGGATTTCGGGCCGTCGGCGCCGTCGAAGATCCGCTGGCGGAGCTGTCCTCGGCCCTCGAGCGGATTCTCGCCGTCGACGGGTTCGGCGCCGGTATCGGCGCGTGATTCAGCCGAGTGCCGCTTCCCGCGGCAGCGAGTCGAGTCCGGGCAGCGGGGACCGGGCGATCCGCGTCGCCTCGTCGGCGGGCAGGCCCAGCATGCGCAGTAGGTCCTCGGTCACCTGGTCGGCGGCCTCGGCATCGTCGCGGTCGGGGTGATCGTGCAGCAGTTGCCCGAGGCACAGGGCCGCGCCGGTGACGATGGTCATGGTCAGGTCCAGGTCCTGGACCTGAAATCGTCCGGCCTCGACGGCGGCCCCGATATCGCGGCGGGCGCGGGGGGTGATGCCCGTGCTCGCCTCGGTGAGACCGAGCCCGTTCGTGAGCAGGCTCTTGCTGAGCGTCGGCGCGCGACGATGCAGGCGGCCGACGAGCCGGAAGCTCTGCGCGAAGGCCTGCGCCGGATCGCCGAGCCCGCCGGTCAGCACGTCCAAGGCCGCCCCGAGCCGATCCAACGCATCCTCGACTGCCGCCCGGAACAGCTCGTCGCGGCTGGCGAAATGGTTGTAGAACGAACCCATTCCGACGTCGGCGGCCTGGGTGATCTCCAGGATCGGCGGGCTCAACCTCCCCTCGGCCATGAACGCCTGCGCCGCGGTCACCAGTGCGGCGCGGGTACGCGCCTTGCGGCGCTCGAGGCGGGTGGGTTCCGAACCGGTCCAGGTGGCCATTGCCGTCCCCTCTCGCGCCAATTTCCGGCCATGGTAACCCAGAGTGTCAAAACTGACGAATTCTTCAGAAGCCCTTGACTGAGGGTAACGGCGTAAGTGACGATATCGTCAGCAAGTTGAAGGGAGTGATCGATGAACGACCATCACGACGTCCACGTCGGTCTCCACAGTGAGCAAGGGGCATTGCCCGGTGAACATCCCGGGCGGGCCCGCAATCCGGTGATCAAGGTCGCGGACCTGGCGTGGCTGGAATTCGAGAAGCCGGACCTGCGCAAGGCCGAAACCTTCGCGCACGCCTTCGGATTCGCCACCGCCGCACGGTCGGCGGACGAATTGTGGCTGCGCGGAACCGATTCCGGCGCGCCGTGCGTGCTGATCCGCCGCGGACCGCAATCGAGTTTTCTCGGCCCGGCCTTCCGGGCCACCGAGGCCGCCGATCTGTCGCGGCTCGCGGACCGCACCGGGTCCCGGGTGACGCCGCTGCCGGAGAGTCTCGGCGGGCTCGTCGTCGATCTCGCCGACCCGAACGGGCTGCGAGTGCGCGTCACCGCGGGTATGGAGGTGCTCGGCGCGCTGCCCGCCCAGCAACCGCACACGTTCAACTTCGGGCACAGCACCGCCCGGACCAACAGCACCCAGCGCCCACCCCGCGAACCGACTCGGGTACAGCGGCTAGGGCACGTGGTCTTCCAGACGACCCGATACCGGCAGACCCTGGACTGGTATCTGGAGCATCTAGGCTTGATCGTCAGCGATTTCCTGTACCACCCCGGCCACCGCGAGCGTGGACCGGCGATGAGTTTCATTCGCTGCGACCAGGGCTCGATCCCGACCGACCACCACACCCTGGCACTGATGCTCGGACCGTCCAACCGCTATGTGCACTCGGCCTACCAGGTCGCCGACCTCGACGCGCTCGCCGCAGGCGGGGAATACCTGCGCGAGCAGGGATATCAGCGCTCATGGGGTATCGGCCGCCACATCCAGGGCAGCCAGATCTTCGACTACTGGCGTGACCCCGACGGGTTCATCGTCGAGCACTTCAGCGACGGAGACCTGTTCGACAACACCCTCGAACCAGGCTGGGCGCCGATGTCGGCGTCTGGGCTCGCGCAATGGGGTCCCCCCGCGACCAAGGACTTCCTCGGCATCGCGCCCGGCCGCGAAGCGCTGCGCGAACTGCGCGCGATGGCCTGCGCGCTGCGCGAGGACAACGAATTCGACCTCGGCCGCCTGCGCGGCATGATGAAAGTAGCCCGCTCATGAGCATTTCCGTACTCCGCACCGCCGACGCCTGGTGGGTGCAAACCGCCACCGGGGCCGCCCGCGTGGACACCACTGCCACGACCACCGGTGAACTGCTGGCCGATCGCGCGGCCCTCACCGCCGCGGCCGCGAGCCGCGACACCACGCCGGTGACCGAGCTGACCCTGTGCTCACCGGTGACCGCACCCTGCCGGGTAGTGGCGCAAATGACGAATTTCGCCTCCCACGTGCGGGATTCGGGCGGCGATCCGAAGACGGTGCCACTCACCTTCTTCCGCAAGACCTCCGGATCGATCAGCGGACCCTACGACGACGTGATCCGGCCCGCCCACGTCGGGCTGCTGGACTACGAAGTGGAGATCGGCCTGGTCTTCGGCAAACCGATGCCTGTCGGCTCCGAGATCACCGCCGACAACCTCGCCGACTACATCACCGGCCTGGTCGTCACCAATGACGTGTCCGCCCGGGATGTGCAGTTGCCGAAAACCCAATTCTACGAGGCGAAGTCGTATCCGACGTTCACTCCGGTCGGACCGGCGCTGGTGCTGCTGGACGCCGATGAACTGAAGCGGTTCACCGATCTGCGGCTGCGACTGTGGGTCAACGGCGAATTCCGACAGAACATGACGGTCGCCGACATGATCTACCGGCCGGTGCAGGCGCTGCGGGAGCTGACCCGCTTCCAGCGCATGGACGCCGGGGACCTGCTGCTGACCGGAACCCCGATCGGCACCGCCATCAGCGCCCCGCCGAAGCCGGTCGCGCTGATCACCAACCTGCTGCCGCCGGCGGTGAAATGGAAGCTGTTCTTCGCCGGTCAGGCCAAGAACCCGAAGTACCTGAAGGACGGGGACGTCGTCGAAGCGGCCATCGGCACCGACGACGGCGCACTCGATCTGGGACGCCAGCGCACCGTCGTCAGATACGCGCGATGACTGGCACGATACCCGCCTCTCCCGCCGGCGCGGACCGGATGTGGCCACGGTACGAGTCGCCGGCCGACCTGGCCGAGATCGAATCCGTCCCGCTGGCCGCACGCGGGCTGCCGGAATCGACCTACGCGCTGCTGACCCGGGCGGCGCGGCTGTGGCCCGACCGCACCGCGCTGACCGTGCTGCCGGAGGCGACCCGATGGCGAGAACCGGTGTGCAGCACCTTCTCCGAACTGCTGGCCGATGTCCACCGCTACGCGAATCTGCTGCACCGGCTGGGCGTGCGGCGCGGTGACGCGGTCGCGCTCATCGCCCCCAACTGCGCCGAGCTGATCCCGGCGACCCTGGCCGCCCAACTCGCCGGAATCGCCACGCCGATCAACGGCGCTCTGTCCCCGCGGCACATCGCCGAACTACTGCACCGCTCCGGCGCGCGGATCGTGATCACCGCCGGTCCCGAACTCGCCGCCGAAACCTGGCGCTCAACAAGGGAATCCGTGCTGGGAGGCCACATCGAGGCGCTGCTGGTGCTGCGCCCGACCGCGTCGGACGCCGCCGCAGACCCGCTCCCGCGCCTGGACGGGATCGAGGTGGGATACCTCACCGACCTTGCCGCCGACCAGGATTCGACCGGTTTCGCCGGCCGGCCGCCGACCGCCACGGATCTGGCGGCGCTCTTCCACACCGGCGGCACCACCGGCATACCGAAACTGGCCGCGCACACCCACTCCGGTGAGGTCGCCAATGCGTGGATGATCGCCGCGAACTCCCTGCTGGACACGAATTCGGTGGTGTTCGCGGGGCTGCCGCTGTTCCATGTCAACGCCCTGGTGGTCACGCTGCTGGCACCGTTGTTCAAGGGACAGCCGGTGGTCTGGGCCGGGCCGCTCGGCTACCGCGACCCCGCACTGTACAGCCAGTTCTGGAAGCTGGTCGAGCACTACCGGATCGCAACGATGAGCGCCGTGCCGACCGTGTACGCGGCGCTGGCGCAATGCCCGGTCACCGCCGACATCTCCAGCCTGCGATACGCCATGGTCGGCGCCTCGCCGCTGCCTGCGGCCGTCCGCGAGAATTTCCAGGCCCACACCGGAATCACGCTCATCGAAGGCTACGGCCTGACCGAGGCGACCTGCGCCAGCGCCCGCACCTTCCCCAGCGCGCCCCGGCCGGGTGCGGTCGGCCAGCGCATGCCCTACCAACAGGTCAAGGTCATCCGCATCGGGCCCGACGGCAGCTGGAACGACCTGCCGCGCAATCATCTCGGAGTGCTGGCGGTCGCCGGTCCCACGTTGTTCGCCGGCTATGTGAGCGGGCGTGGCGAACACGGTCATCTGCTCGACGGGTCGGGCAAACTGGTCGACGGCTGGCTCGACACCGGTGATCTCGCCCGCGTCGACCACGACGGCTACATCTATTTACACGGCCGTGCCAAGGATTTGATCATCCGCGGCGGCCACAATATCGACCCCGCCACCATCGAGGACGCCCTGTTGGCTCATCCACAGGTCACCGGTGCCGGCGCGGTCGGGCGGCCCGACCCCCACTCAGGCGAGGTGCCCGTCGCCTATGTCACGCTGGCCGCGGGCGCCGAAGTGACCGAGACCGATCTGCTCGCCTGGGCCAGCGAGCGGGTCCCTGAGCGGGCCGCCGCACCGAAATCGATCATCGTGCTCGACTCACTACCGACTACCGACGTCGGCAAACCCTACAAGCTCGCGCTGCGCGCCGACGCCACCCGCCGCGAGGTGCTCGACGCACTCGACACGACCGCTGGAATCGGTGCCGTGTCGGTGTCGATCGAGGACGGCTCGGTGCTGGCCACGGTCGAACTCGATACGACCGCGGACGCCCCGGCCGTGGAAGCAGTGCTCGGTCGATACGCAATTTCATGGAAAGTCCAGGTTGATCAATGAAGATCGCGGCGATCGCACTCGCCTGTGTGCTCGTGTTGTGTTTCGTTTCCGCCGGAGCGGCCAAGGTGCTCGCGGTACCGGCCATGCGCGAGCGGGCCGCCCATGTCGGCTTCTCGGTCGCCGCGTATCGGGCCATCGGTGTGCTCGAACTCGCCGCTGCCCTGGGCGTTCTGGCCGCACTGGTGTGGTGGCCGCTCGGCGTGGCCGCCGCGGCTGGTCTGATCCTGCTCATGGCTGGCGCCGCCATCGTGCACGCGCGCACCGGTGACCCACTCCCGCAGCTGGCACCGGCCGTGGTCGCCGGGCTGATCTGCGCGGCCTACCTCGCCACATTGATCGGAGCCAACCGATGAACGGCTCGATCGTTCCGGTGGTCATCGTCGGCGCGGGCCCGACCGGGCTCACCGCGGCCACCCTGCTGGCTCAGTACGGCATCGAGGTCCTCGTGCTGGAACGCTGGGACGGTGTCTTCCCACAGCCCCGTGCGGTGCACCTCGACGGCGAAATACGCCGCATCCTGGCCAAACTCGGAATCGGGACTGCCTTCGACGCCATCACCCGGCCCGCGCTGGGACTGCGCCTGCTCGACCGCGATCAACGCGTGCTCGGCCAGATCGACCGCGACCCGGCGGGCGGGCGCAACGGCTACCCCGAAGCGAACCTGTTCGACCAGCCCGAACTGGAAGCGCTGCTGCGCGCCAACCTCGAACACCACCGATCCGTCACCGTGCACGGCAACGCCGAAGTCACCGCTATCACCGCCGAAACCGACTGCGTGCGAATCGATTACACCGACCGCCTCACCGGATCAGCGGGAACCGTGCGCGCAAGATACCTGCTCGGCTGCGACGGCGCCAACAGCCTGATCCGCGCCGCCATCGGCGCACACATGCAGGACATGAGATTCGAACAACGCTGGCTGGTCGTCGATGTCGCCACCACCGCCGAACTGGACCAATGGGAAGGGGTCCACCAAGTCTGCGACCCCGAACGCGCCGCCACCTACATGCGCATCGGGAAAACCCGCCACCGCTGGGAATTCCGCCTGCGGCCCGGCGAAACCGCCGACGACTATCCAGATGTCAGCCGACTGCACCCGCTGATCCGTCCCTGGACCGCAGACACCCCGGTCGAGGAGTTGGATGTGGTTCGGGTCGCCGAATACACCTTCCGCGCCCAAGCCGCCGACCGCTGGCAGCGCGGACGAGTCTTCATCCTCGGCGATGCCGCCCACCTCACCCCGCCATTCATCGGGCAGGGACTGTGCGCTGGACTCCGCGACGCGGCGAACCTCACCTGGAAGCTGGCGGCGGTCCTGGCCGGCAACCTGCCCGCAGACCTGCTCGATACCTACGAGGCCGAGCGAAAACCACACGCGCGCAGCATGATCCGCCTCGCCAAACTAATCGGCATGATCATGACCGACGGCGGTGAACTGGGCAATCGACTGCGTGGCGTGCTTGCCCCGCATCTGCACCGCATTCCCGGCCTCACCGCACAGATCACCAGCGGCGAAACACCACCGCTGCGCCGCGGCGGCATGGTCACGGCGCCCTTACTCCGGCGTGGTCTGGCCGGCCGACTCGTCCCGAATTGTCGGCTCGCCGATGGTCGCCGTGTCGACGACGCCATCGCCGGTCGCTACGCGGTCATCACCACCGCCGCACCGACAACCGCGCAACGTGAGTGCATCGAACAACACGGCGGAATTCTGCTCACCGCCGAGCGCGACGGCGAATTGCACCGCTGGCTTCGCGATGCGCGCACCACCGCCGCCCTGGTCCGCCCGGATGGGACCATCCAGCGAACCGGAAGCAAGCTGACACAGCTGTGCACCGACATCGTCGACCTCCACTGGAGCGCCGCGCACGGGACAACGCTCGAGCAGCACGAACCCGAGGCCCAGACGCCGCCTTCAACCCGGGAATCCGCCGGAACAATGGCGAATCCTGATATCTGAGTGCCTGGGAAGCAGTCGGAGGACTGCAAGGTTCTTTTGCGGGAAGCATCGCACAGCAGACGGTGGGGCTGCATGCCTGGATATGGATCCATGCCAAGCCACCCCGACATCTTCGCTCCGAATGTGATCACGACGCACTCAACGACTTTCAGTTGAGCAGAGTCGATCGCGACTTCTGCCATCACCGGGTTGCTCTCGACGACAAGGACCCTATCGGGCGCTGTCGCGGGGGTCTGCGGCGGTTTGAATTCTGTTGCAGAGCGCGGGAATTGGCTCATGATGGATCCTTGGCAGATGGGTCCCCGACCGTCGAATCCGCAGCCTATCGGAGCTGAGTGGAGGCGATCCTGCGCTCTCGATGGCGGTACCGCGATCGACGTGCTTCAACACTGTGTCAACCCGCAATCGGTCTATGGGGAAGCGAGGAAGCGGCGGAGGCGGCGGTTACATCCCGGTTACCACAACGGCGTATGTGAGGTCGGAATTGGCCTGCGGTGACAATGCCCGCGGCGAATTTTGTTGATGCACGACGGTGTCTGGCGGCGGCGTGATTTCTACTGTTGTCGTCATGCCCTGTACCCGTTCTGAGGACCGCTGATGAACCCTTTCTCGACTCTGCCGGACCGTCGTGCGGCTGCCGCACCGGACGCGGCCGCCGTCGCCGACGACAGCACTGACCTGAACAATGCAGGATTCCTGGACGCTGTGCGGCGTGCCGCCGCTACCCTGCGCGCCGCGGGAGTCTCGAGCGGCGACGTGGTCGCGATCATGTTGCCCAACACTGCCGCCTATGTCGTATCCCTGTTCGCTACCTGGCGTGTGGGTGCCACGGTCAGCCCTATCGACCCGTCGCTGACCTCCGCAGAAGCCGACTATCAGCTGACCGATACCGGCGCCAAGGTCCTGATCACCGCGCAGCGGCCCACCTCCGACGCGGCGGTCCACGTCGTCATTCCCGCCGACGATCTCACCGCCGCTGACCCTGATGTCGCCGAACCCGCACGGCCCCGCAACGACACACTGGCGCTGCTGTTCCGCACCCACGGCACGGGCAGATCCCACAGCGTGACGGTCGACCACGCCAACCTCAACGCCATGTGCTCGGTGGCAATCGAGGCATTCGAACTCACCGCAGCCGACCACAGCCTGCTGCATCTGCCGTTGTTCCACGTCAACAGCATCGTTGTCGGCACTGTGTCGCCGCTGCTCGCCGGTGGGCGCGCCACCGTGGCCTCGAGCCCGAAGACTTTCTTCGACCGGATCGAGCGCAGCCGTGCCACATGCATCTGCGCTGTCCCGGCCACGTATGCACTGCTGACGGACCTGCCCGCCCACATCCGGCCGAACACCTCATCTGTGCGGTTCGCCATCTGCGGCGCGGCCCCGGCAAACGCCGAACTGCTGACCGAATTCCAACGCCGCTACGGAATTCCGATTATCGACGGCTATGTCTCCGAAGTTCCGGTGCGAGCACGCCGCGCACCGTCACCCGCACGATGAACACCGCCGGAATACTCCCGCCAGGCCAGCTAGCTGATTCGGACCGCTGCCCCGCAGAACAAGCCCGCGATTTCGCGCGCGGCAATGGCGCAGTACTACCGTTGGGGAGTGACGACTTCTCGTCGCGGCGGTGATGCCGAAGTGAGCCGCTATGTCGCGGAGATCGCCGCCCGCATGAACAAGCGGGTGACGGAGATCGCCGCGATCGTGCGGCGCGGTCTCGAGGACGAGATCCCCGAACTGCGGGGTGACCCCCGCACCATCGAACTGCTTGGTGCCAGCGTCGAAGGCAATGTCGACACCATCCTGCACGCGCTGCAGCACGACATACCAGTTGCACGGATCAACGCTCCCACCGCGGCCATCGAATACGCCAGACGCCTTGCCCAGCACGGAGTTCCGGTCGAGGCCCTGGTGCGTGCCTATCGGGTCGGGCATCGGCGGATGACCGAGTTGGTCTTCGCGGAATTGCGGGCCGGCGCTATCGCGCCCGCCGACGGTGTCGCTGTCGCGGAGGCGATCACCACCGCGACGTTCGAGTACGTCGACTGGATCACCATGCAGGTCGTCGCGGTGTACGAGACCGAGCGCGAGCAGTGGCTGGAGAGCCGCAACAGCACCCGCGCGCTGCTCGTGCGTGAGGTGCTGTCCGGGAGTAAGTCGGTCGATATCGACGCCGCGACCGAATCCATCCGCTACCCGCTGAGTTGGCATCACCTGGCGCTGATCCTCTGGTATCCCGACACCAGCGCCAGCAGCGACGAGCTGACCCGGTTGCAACGCTTCGCCCGTGAGCTGGCCGAGGCGGTCGGCACCGAGGCCGCGCCGCTGTTCGGGGCCGCCGACCGGACGAGCGCATGGGCCTGGCTGCCATATCGATCCGAGCAGCCCGATGCGGTGGCCAAGGTCCGTGGTTTCGCGAGTATGCGGCTGGACGCACCGCGTTTGGCGATCGGCATCCTGGGCCAGGGGATATCAGGGTTCCGCCGGTCCCATCGGCAGGCGCTGCGCGCGCGCTCGGTCGCGCTCGCGCGCACCGACGTCGAACCGAGGATCATCGCCGCGAGCGATCCGGGGCTGACGACCGCGGCGCTGCTCGGCGCCGGCGCCGAGGTCGGCGAATGGGTGAGCGAGATGCTCGGCGAATTGGCTGCCGACAACGACAACGATGCCCGGCTACGCGAGACGCTGCGGGTGTTCCTGCGCACCGGATGCAGCTACAAGGCGGCCGCCGCGGAGCTCGATCTCCATGCCAATTCGGTGAAATACCGGGTCGGGCGGGCAGTTTCGCGACGCGGGCGGCCGATCACCGACGACCGGTTGGACGTCGAGTTGGCGCTGCTGATCTGCCACTGGTACGGCGCCGCGGTGCTGCGGCCGAATTCGGACTGACCGCGGCGGCAAACCCGCACGCAGACGTCGTTCCCGGAGATCAGCCGCGCTAAGAGTGACTACTTCTCACTGGCCCTCACGGGCTGTTTCATGGGCGGCCACCTATGAAACAGCGCAACGAAACAGCGCAACCCGGGCGCGCGGTCCCGGACGTTCCCCGTTCCACAGGCCGGGAGAATTATCCACGGACGCCAACCCACGCGTCGGTCCTGTCAGCGCATGCCCAGTACGCGACGTAGTCCGCGTGCGGGCCGACTCGTGCTGATCGCGGTGGCCAGCCCCTGGCGGCGGCCACTCACCAGGTCGATCGTCGCGGCGGTGTTGCCACCGAATTTGCGCTCGGACGCCGTTTCGGGGGCGTCGTCTGAGGTGTCTTCGAGGTACTTGTCCGGCAGTGACAGCTTGGCGATGGTCCGCCATGTCTTGAGGTACTGCACCGGCAGAGGGCCGGTCGTGTAGGGCAGGTCGTACTTCTCGCACAGCGCCCGCACTTTGACCGCGATCTCGGTGTACCGGTTGGACGGCAGATCCGGGTAGATGTGGTGTTAGATCTGGTAGGAGCAATGATCAAAACCTGTGGATGACCGGGGAGGGAGTACCTTCCCGGATGATCTAGAAATCAACGGTTTTGATCAGCCTGGCGCGCCAACGCCGGGTGGGAAGGTACGTCCCGATGCTCAAGGTAGTCCAAGGTGGCGAGGAGCCCAACGGGGGTGCGGCCGGGTTTCGGTCGCTGCTCGATGAGATCGTGCGTGATGGTGCGCGGCAGATGCAGGCGGCGGCGTTGCAGGCCGAGGTTGCGGCGTATGTCGAGCAGTTCGCCGGCCAGGTCGACGAGAACGGCCATCGGTTGGTGATGCGTAACGGTTACCACGAGCCGCGGACCGTGGTGACCAGGGCGGGCGCGGTCGAGGTGAGGGCGCCGCGGGTGAACGACAAGCGGACGGACATCGAAACCGGTGAGTGCAAGCGGTTCTCCTCGGCGATCCTGCCGGCGTGGGCACGGAAGTCGCCGCAGATGAGCGAGGCGTTGCCGCTGCTGTACCTGCACGGATTGTCCTCGGGTGACTTCGCGCCCGCGCTCGAGCAGTTCCTGGGCACCGGCGCGGGCCTGTCGGCCTCCTCGATCACCCGGTTGACCGCGCAGTGGCAGGACGAGGCCCGCGCTTTCGGGCAGCGGGATCTGTCGAGTGTGGACTACGTGTACCTGTGGGTCGACGGCATCCACCTGAAGATACGCCTGGAGCAGGAGAAACTCTGCCTACTGGTGATGATCGGGGTGCGCGCCGACGGCCGCAAGGAGCTCGTCGCGTTGACCGACGGGTTCCGAGAGTCGAGTGAGTCGTGGGCGGATCTGCTGCGCGATGCCCGCCGCCGTGGCATGCGTGCCCCGGTCCTGGCCGTCGGCGACGGCGCGCTGGGGTTCTGGAAGGCGCTGCGCGAGGTGTTCCCCGCCACGAAGGAGCAGCGTTGCTGGTGGCACAAACAGGGCAATGTTATTGCGGCGCTGCCGAAGTCGGCGCATCCGGGCGCGCTCGCGGCGATGAAGGAGATCTACAACGCCGAGGACGCCGACATGGCCCGCACGGCGATCAAGGCGTTCGAGCGGGACTACGGCGCGAAGTTCCCCAAAGCCGTGGCGAAGGTCGTAGACGACGCCGATGTGCTGCTGGAGTTCTACAACTACCCGGCCGACCATTGGGTACACCTGCGCACGACGAATCCGATCGAATCCACGTTCGCGACAGTG from Nocardia tengchongensis includes:
- a CDS encoding FAD-dependent monooxygenase, whose translation is MTTTVPVLIVGGGGAGLSASMILSTLGVESLLVSALPGTSVLPKAHVLGQRTMEIFTEVGVAQAIYERGTPQENLVETGFYAGVRGANPNTGREIGKLEIWGAGNRDPEYIDASPCPTTNLPQIRLEPVLKAHAEQLNPDGIRFNHELIALEQDADGVTSTIRDKASGEQYQVRSWYVIAADGGRTVGKLVGIELQGDRNIMDVASVHMTADLSEVLSDDGVLLRWLANPDFGGTMTGGTLCPMGPDHWGTKSEEWVFHIGYPYGDSDAGDRDKVVARMKSVLGLPDLDAEVHAVSKWTMEGILADRFRVGRVFVAGDAAHRHPPTSGLGLNSAVHDVHNLCWKLAQVLAGQAGDGLLDTYEAERRPVVQRNIANSVKCAMDRFRLDAALGISMDKSAEENWRAIEVIWDPSHPDHAERRDLLNNALAAQSGEFRHHGLEFGFTYSSTAVVDDGSPAPVPIDAVRLYEPSTRPGHPLPHAFVSRAGVRFPLQELTHGGAFVLIAGEDGTGWVDAARKLADSTGIRLVAVTVGADDAELADVRFAWLRKREISRAGAVLVRPDRFVGFRAVGAVEDPLAELSSALERILAVDGFGAGIGA
- a CDS encoding TetR/AcrR family transcriptional regulator; the protein is MATWTGSEPTRLERRKARTRAALVTAAQAFMAEGRLSPPILEITQAADVGMGSFYNHFASRDELFRAAVEDALDRLGAALDVLTGGLGDPAQAFAQSFRLVGRLHRRAPTLSKSLLTNGLGLTEASTGITPRARRDIGAAVEAGRFQVQDLDLTMTIVTGAALCLGQLLHDHPDRDDAEAADQVTEDLLRMLGLPADEATRIARSPLPGLDSLPREAALG
- a CDS encoding VOC family protein, translated to MNDHHDVHVGLHSEQGALPGEHPGRARNPVIKVADLAWLEFEKPDLRKAETFAHAFGFATAARSADELWLRGTDSGAPCVLIRRGPQSSFLGPAFRATEAADLSRLADRTGSRVTPLPESLGGLVVDLADPNGLRVRVTAGMEVLGALPAQQPHTFNFGHSTARTNSTQRPPREPTRVQRLGHVVFQTTRYRQTLDWYLEHLGLIVSDFLYHPGHRERGPAMSFIRCDQGSIPTDHHTLALMLGPSNRYVHSAYQVADLDALAAGGEYLREQGYQRSWGIGRHIQGSQIFDYWRDPDGFIVEHFSDGDLFDNTLEPGWAPMSASGLAQWGPPATKDFLGIAPGREALRELRAMACALREDNEFDLGRLRGMMKVARS
- a CDS encoding fumarylacetoacetate hydrolase family protein translates to MSISVLRTADAWWVQTATGAARVDTTATTTGELLADRAALTAAAASRDTTPVTELTLCSPVTAPCRVVAQMTNFASHVRDSGGDPKTVPLTFFRKTSGSISGPYDDVIRPAHVGLLDYEVEIGLVFGKPMPVGSEITADNLADYITGLVVTNDVSARDVQLPKTQFYEAKSYPTFTPVGPALVLLDADELKRFTDLRLRLWVNGEFRQNMTVADMIYRPVQALRELTRFQRMDAGDLLLTGTPIGTAISAPPKPVALITNLLPPAVKWKLFFAGQAKNPKYLKDGDVVEAAIGTDDGALDLGRQRTVVRYAR
- a CDS encoding acyl-CoA synthetase, yielding MTGTIPASPAGADRMWPRYESPADLAEIESVPLAARGLPESTYALLTRAARLWPDRTALTVLPEATRWREPVCSTFSELLADVHRYANLLHRLGVRRGDAVALIAPNCAELIPATLAAQLAGIATPINGALSPRHIAELLHRSGARIVITAGPELAAETWRSTRESVLGGHIEALLVLRPTASDAAADPLPRLDGIEVGYLTDLAADQDSTGFAGRPPTATDLAALFHTGGTTGIPKLAAHTHSGEVANAWMIAANSLLDTNSVVFAGLPLFHVNALVVTLLAPLFKGQPVVWAGPLGYRDPALYSQFWKLVEHYRIATMSAVPTVYAALAQCPVTADISSLRYAMVGASPLPAAVRENFQAHTGITLIEGYGLTEATCASARTFPSAPRPGAVGQRMPYQQVKVIRIGPDGSWNDLPRNHLGVLAVAGPTLFAGYVSGRGEHGHLLDGSGKLVDGWLDTGDLARVDHDGYIYLHGRAKDLIIRGGHNIDPATIEDALLAHPQVTGAGAVGRPDPHSGEVPVAYVTLAAGAEVTETDLLAWASERVPERAAAPKSIIVLDSLPTTDVGKPYKLALRADATRREVLDALDTTAGIGAVSVSIEDGSVLATVELDTTADAPAVEAVLGRYAISWKVQVDQ
- a CDS encoding DoxX family protein, which encodes MKIAAIALACVLVLCFVSAGAAKVLAVPAMRERAAHVGFSVAAYRAIGVLELAAALGVLAALVWWPLGVAAAAGLILLMAGAAIVHARTGDPLPQLAPAVVAGLICAAYLATLIGANR